The DNA region TCTATAACAGGATACCTTGAGATTTTCTCTATAAATATAAATGGTATTATAAGTATTATGCCGGCCAATATCATTGCAATATATGTTAATTTTATTCCTATGCCGGCTATTTCAACCGCACCGTACGCTATTAATGATAATAATATCAAAAGCAATGCTGTTCCAGGAACGTCTATTTTTGCATCAGGATTTTTGTTGTTATCCTTTATGTATATTAATGCTATAATAAATCCTATGATTCCTATCGGCACGTTTATATAAAATATGTACCTCCAGCCAATGAATGTTGTTATTATGCCGCCAAGTATTATGCCAAGAGAGCCGCCTATGTTCCAGCCCATGCTTGTTATGCCAAAGGCCCTGCCGCGCTCGTTAACCGGAAAGTAATCTGCAACAATTGCATTGCTGTTTGCCTGAAGTAAAACCGCTCCAAAGGCCTGGAATCCCCTGGATATTATTAAATAGTTTATATTTGGCGATGCACCTGCGGCGGCGGAGCCGGCTATGAATATTATAAAGCCTATATAGAATATCCTTGACCTGCCAAAAATATCCCCAAGCCTGCCCATCTGGGTTGTCAGGGCCGCCAGTATTAAAAGGTATATTATAATAATCCAGATTGTCTTTATAAATGGAACCTTAAGATCATCAGTTATTGTTGGAATGGCCAGGAGCACTATTGTTGTATCTATTGCTGACATCAACGTGCCTATAAATACACTTATAAGAACCATGCTTCTTGATTTATACTCCATAATGCTTAATTAATAAATACATAATTAATAAAGCTTTTTGTAAAATAATTTAATCTATATTTAATTTTTTGTAGTTTTTCAGATCATCCATTATTATTTTTATTGCCTCATCAAGCTGTTTGTCGTTGCTGTTTAAAAAGTCCTGCGGCATGTTTTCAATGTATATATCAGGATCGACGCCGTAGTTCTCTATGCCGTACTTTACGCCTTTAAACCATGTTGCGAATTGAGGCTGGGTTACTGTTGTTCCATCTATTAATCTTATGTTTGGATTTATTCCCACAACGCCTCCCCAGGTCCTTGTGCCTATGACCTTTCCAAGCTTATATTCCTTAAAAACAAAGGTTCCTATATCACCGTCTGAACCTGCATACTCATTTGTTATTGCAATCATTGGCCCATCAACCGAGTCCTCCGGATATGGTGTTATAACCCCACGCCTTGGTATATCATAGCCTATGCGCTTTCTTGCAAGCTTTTCCATTAAAAGCTGTGAAACAAAACCACCGCCATTGAACCTCAGATCAACAATTAACCCGTCAAGCTTTGATTCCCTTGAGTAAAGTCTGAAGAACTCGTTGAAGCCGTTCATGCCCATGTCAGGTATATGTATGTATCCTATTCTATTATCCGTCTTTTTATGTACATAGTCGCGGTTTCTTTCAACCCATGCACGGTATCTCAGATACTTTTCATCACGCATTGGCATTACATAGTCGCTGCATAATTTTCCTTCGTGCTCGTATACAATGTTAACCGGATCGGTAATATTAAGAAGTGCCCTGTCTATATTTGTTTTTTCATCAAGCTTAACTCCGTTTATTTCTATTATTGCATCACCCCTGGATATGTTTGTAAACAGCATTGGAGATTTCTCATTCTCGTTTGATACGTCGCCATAGTATATCTCATCCACAATGTATTTACCATTTTTATAGGAATAATCTATGCCGAGTTTGCCAACAGGAACAGATTTAACATCTGTTATGTCTCCGCCAATTTCGTATGAATGGGATGTTTCGTATTCACCCTGCATCTCCCTTATTAAATCAGAGAGCTCAAACCTTGTTCCTATTTTATCTATTAATTTTGCATACTTTTCATATGGTTTTCTTCCAAGGGCCTCTACCTTTTCCGGATTCCAGAAGTTTTCCTGTATCAATTTGAATGCATCATAAAGCATGTTACGCCATTCATCTACAGGATCTATCATTATTGATATGTTCTTTATTTTTATCTCCTCGGTTTTTTTATCGCCTGTATTTTTCTTTATATATGAATCCGGCTTTCTTATTAATAAATATTTCTTGTTCAATGATACTGAAAAGTCCATGACATGATCCTCATAGTCCTCCTCCTTCTTTTTTGCAAGGTCAAAGAATGATATCTTTCCGGTTCTCTTTTCATTGCTGAATAGATAATACTTCATATATCCCTCAACAGGGAAGTGAAACAGTAGAACTCCGTTATCAACGGCAACCAGGGCCTCATAGTTCCTTGAATCCACAGGGAAGGCCGTGCTCTTTTTATCAAGGTTATTTAGATCGTAATCACCAGGATTGTTCTCTGATAATGTTTCGATGAATGGTGGCCTTACACCTGATCTTACTGGAACGGCAAATGGTTTTGTTATATTCTGGTATCCCAGGTCGAATACAAGCTCATCCTGTACAGGATCAAGGGATCTTTTTGATAGATAGAATAAATATGAATTATCGCTGCTAAATGATGGTGAAAAATCTATGTATCCCGGCGTTGTTACCTGGTGTATACTATCATTTACTGTATCATAGATCCTTATGGAGCTGCTGCCAACATCGCTTAAAAAGTACTTTTTCTCAGGATATGAGTATGCAAGCAGCCTTGAGTCTCCTGACCATGAGAAATCAAGGATCGCACCTGATTCACTTTCATCAACCTTCTTTAAATTAAGCTGGTCATCAAGTATGTAAAGCGAGAACCTGTTATTTCCAATTGCTATCTTTTTACCATCCGGGGATATTACCATTGATCTTATGATTCCGTCATTAAAATCCTTTTCATTTATTAATCTTCCATTGAAATCATGGAAAAGTATCTTGCCTTCCTTTTCATTGTAAATATATGATACTATGCAGTCCTTTGAAAATACTGATATCTGGTTCTTCAATTTTTTTATATTAAATACAGGCCCACCGGATATACCAGATGAGTATACCTGCCCTCTGGAAACGGCAAGAAAACGCTTCCCATCCGGGCTTATATCATACGATGTGATGAAATCATCCATGGATATCGATTTCTGAAGGGATTTTAGCTTTGGTGCCTTTATATTTATATCAAGCTTTTTTATACCATTGCCCATTAAATAGAGATCACCGGCCATCTGAAATACTATGTTTTTACCGTCTGATCTTGCATTTCTTACATAGTATTCATTGAAATCTGTTTCCTTTTTAATGTTTTTACCGTTTAAATCGCATGAATAAATATTGGCGGTGCCCTCATGATCCGATATAAAGTATATTCTATTTGATACAATCATTGGTGAGTTTACATTTGAGTTAAGATCCACTATAATTTTAAAAT from Picrophilus oshimae DSM 9789 includes:
- a CDS encoding MFS transporter, giving the protein MEYKSRSMVLISVFIGTLMSAIDTTIVLLAIPTITDDLKVPFIKTIWIIIIYLLILAALTTQMGRLGDIFGRSRIFYIGFIIFIAGSAAAGASPNINYLIISRGFQAFGAVLLQANSNAIVADYFPVNERGRAFGITSMGWNIGGSLGIILGGIITTFIGWRYIFYINVPIGIIGFIIALIYIKDNNKNPDAKIDVPGTALLLILLSLIAYGAVEIAGIGIKLTYIAMILAGIILIIPFIFIEKISRYPVIEISAFRERMLSFSLIAATLQAIGYLAVLFILIMYLQGIRGFTPFYASLILIPGYILASFLAPRMGRLSDRTGPRILSSIGIFIMAAGIIVYLTMKVSSPIYIVIIGSIITGIGSSMFWPSNSSAVMSSAPRRLYGSISGLLRSLSNIGTLISYVLAITIASITVPRYVAFEVFLGIGKLNGAVSVKFLSGIDTSLLISFFILIVAGIAALIKGKSYNENKKYSADYTK
- a CDS encoding S41 family peptidase gives rise to the protein MQRYFMYPDIRDDLLVFVNDDDLWEYNISTKEISRLTYNMGVVTMPRISPDKRGVYFRVMTGKSADSSDIYYVSLNTGEISRVTYLQGRSTSRRMYTSVAGFTKDGNPVISTDAYYPFSSPMLYELKNNNLYPMNLGPAMEIIYNGDGILIGRNTVDMPHWKHYRGGTRGKILYSENGRDFKIIVDLNSNVNSPMIVSNRIYFISDHEGTANIYSCDLNGKNIKKETDFNEYYVRNARSDGKNIVFQMAGDLYLMGNGIKKLDINIKAPKLKSLQKSISMDDFITSYDISPDGKRFLAVSRGQVYSSGISGGPVFNIKKLKNQISVFSKDCIVSYIYNEKEGKILFHDFNGRLINEKDFNDGIIRSMVISPDGKKIAIGNNRFSLYILDDQLNLKKVDESESGAILDFSWSGDSRLLAYSYPEKKYFLSDVGSSSIRIYDTVNDSIHQVTTPGYIDFSPSFSSDNSYLFYLSKRSLDPVQDELVFDLGYQNITKPFAVPVRSGVRPPFIETLSENNPGDYDLNNLDKKSTAFPVDSRNYEALVAVDNGVLLFHFPVEGYMKYYLFSNEKRTGKISFFDLAKKKEEDYEDHVMDFSVSLNKKYLLIRKPDSYIKKNTGDKKTEEIKIKNISIMIDPVDEWRNMLYDAFKLIQENFWNPEKVEALGRKPYEKYAKLIDKIGTRFELSDLIREMQGEYETSHSYEIGGDITDVKSVPVGKLGIDYSYKNGKYIVDEIYYGDVSNENEKSPMLFTNISRGDAIIEINGVKLDEKTNIDRALLNITDPVNIVYEHEGKLCSDYVMPMRDEKYLRYRAWVERNRDYVHKKTDNRIGYIHIPDMGMNGFNEFFRLYSRESKLDGLIVDLRFNGGGFVSQLLMEKLARKRIGYDIPRRGVITPYPEDSVDGPMIAITNEYAGSDGDIGTFVFKEYKLGKVIGTRTWGGVVGINPNIRLIDGTTVTQPQFATWFKGVKYGIENYGVDPDIYIENMPQDFLNSNDKQLDEAIKIIMDDLKNYKKLNID